From one Flavobacterium sp. N502536 genomic stretch:
- a CDS encoding 4'-phosphopantetheinyl transferase family protein, producing the protein MPLFQTIQFNETTKILVWHITESFEELVSQVVLKEKTQLRLDGMKSQMHQRAFLSVRMLIQEMGFTDHDLHYDEFGKPYFNGHTYISITHSHDFAAIIISDETVGIDMELQREKILRIADKFVETENSYLNTQNTPDYIRELTIIWGAKEAIFKIRNEKGISFKDHISVNAFSLAKSQTEASLHFNDLVLDFEVHYKEIKSDSTGQSFTLVYAFEKQNSNKKIPNSKV; encoded by the coding sequence ATGCCTCTATTTCAAACCATACAATTCAACGAGACAACTAAAATCTTAGTTTGGCACATAACCGAATCATTTGAGGAGTTAGTGAGCCAAGTAGTTTTGAAAGAAAAAACACAGTTAAGGTTGGACGGAATGAAATCTCAAATGCACCAGCGTGCCTTTTTGAGTGTTCGCATGCTTATTCAGGAAATGGGGTTTACAGATCATGATTTGCACTATGACGAATTTGGGAAACCGTATTTTAATGGTCACACTTATATTTCCATCACGCATTCGCATGATTTTGCAGCCATTATAATCAGCGATGAAACAGTAGGAATCGACATGGAATTGCAACGCGAAAAAATTCTTCGAATCGCCGACAAATTTGTAGAGACCGAAAACAGTTATTTAAACACCCAAAACACCCCCGACTACATCCGCGAACTGACGATAATCTGGGGAGCCAAAGAAGCTATTTTTAAAATCAGAAACGAAAAAGGAATCAGTTTTAAAGATCATATCAGCGTAAATGCCTTTTCGTTAGCTAAAAGCCAAACGGAGGCGAGTCTCCATTTTAATGATCTGGTACTGGATTTTGAGGTGCATTATAAAGAAATTAAATCAGACAGCACAGGGCAAAGCTTTACTTTGGTTTATGCTTTTGAAAAACAAAATTCCAATAAAAAAATTCCAAATTCCAAGGTTTAG
- a CDS encoding group III truncated hemoglobin, whose translation MRKQIENRADVEFLVHQFYAKIRADEEIGFYFNTMIQDWDAHLEKLTDFWETNLFAVKKYKGNPHAVHNEVDSHFEGRITSNEFGIWLNYWFQTLEEHFEGENAETLKRRARKMGTFLFMSMFEHRKKMSETL comes from the coding sequence ATGAGAAAACAAATAGAGAACCGGGCAGATGTCGAATTTTTAGTACATCAGTTTTATGCTAAAATAAGAGCCGATGAAGAAATCGGCTTTTATTTTAATACCATGATCCAGGACTGGGACGCTCATTTAGAGAAGCTAACCGATTTTTGGGAAACCAATTTATTTGCCGTCAAAAAATACAAAGGCAATCCGCATGCGGTGCACAATGAGGTTGATTCGCATTTTGAAGGAAGAATCACTTCGAATGAATTTGGAATCTGGCTGAACTATTGGTTTCAGACTTTAGAGGAACATTTTGAAGGCGAAAATGCCGAAACATTAAAACGACGCGCCAGAAAAATGGGTACTTTCTTGTTTATGAGTATGTTTGAGCACCGTAAGAAGATGAGTGAAACCTTGTGA
- a CDS encoding Crp/Fnr family transcriptional regulator, whose translation MIAIDLLEKYDALKKSFDKNEIIFEENNLPTHYYQIVSGEVKMSNYNDDGREFIQGIFYKEQSFGEPPLFLNQNYPANAIAVEASVVLLLSKSNFMKLLEENPGISLKIIENLAQRLYYKSVMAAEMSTQEPEHRVLKLIDHGIAYFNFEKNENGYLINFTRQQIGDLTGLRVETVIRTIKALEKKGLLKIINRKVYR comes from the coding sequence ATGATTGCAATTGATCTGTTGGAAAAATATGACGCGTTGAAAAAGTCATTCGACAAAAATGAAATTATTTTTGAAGAGAATAACCTGCCCACACATTATTACCAAATTGTTTCAGGCGAGGTGAAAATGAGCAATTATAACGATGACGGACGTGAGTTTATTCAGGGTATTTTTTATAAAGAGCAGTCTTTTGGAGAACCTCCTTTATTTTTAAATCAAAATTATCCTGCGAATGCCATTGCGGTTGAAGCCTCAGTAGTACTGCTACTTTCCAAAAGCAACTTTATGAAATTGCTGGAAGAAAACCCCGGTATTAGTCTTAAAATCATCGAAAACCTGGCGCAGCGTCTGTACTACAAATCGGTTATGGCAGCTGAAATGTCGACGCAGGAACCGGAACATCGTGTTTTAAAGTTAATCGATCATGGAATTGCCTATTTCAATTTTGAAAAAAACGAAAATGGCTACCTCATCAACTTTACCAGACAACAAATTGGAGACCTAACCGGTTTACGTGTCGAAACGGTCATCAGAACCATAAAAGCGCTTGAGAAAAAAGGTCTTTTAAAAATTATAAACAGGAAAGTATACCGATAA